Genomic DNA from Candidatus Nitronereus thalassa:
TGGGGAGATAACTAAGCCAAAGCCCTGGAAGATAATGAAACTCTAAGATAAACGTGCCAATGCTTTCACTTCTTTGCGCATAGGGGGTGGCCCCGTCCAAAAAGGATTCAATGCCCATGCGTACAAGGGGAAGCATATCAGCCTTTTCAATATTAATCGGCTCTACCACAACGATCGTTGTAAAATATAAGGCACCTACTAGGCCAAGAAATCTCCAAGCGCTATCCCAGGATTTCTTCAGGCCAACGGTACAGCCCCCACCAAGAACAAGTATAGCAAGTATTGTCCACGGCACCGGAGCTAGCCAATCCGAAAAAATATAGAAATCCATTAACAAAACAACAGCCATGACCCCAAAGACCCATTCGGACCGAAGAGAATCTTCATGATGGTCAATCTGCTCTTTTTCTTTCTGCCTTACATGGTCATATCGGAGGCATACGAACACTGATGCAATGAGAAGCAGCAGAAATAAGGATGAAATAATCCCAAAATATAAAAAGGACTCTTCAAACCGCCAAGACAACCGGTAGAAAAATCCAATGAACAAACCTAAAGCAGCAACCACAGAGGCCAGAATCTCTGTCTGAAATGAACGGACTCGTCTCCCGACACTAATTGCCTTTTCCAACATTGACTTTGAATGCGTCTTTTCTTCCAACGCGCTGTGCATCATAGGTAAGGCCTCTTTAGCACAAGTTTTTATCTACCTCAAAACCATATACTTTTCGCTAATTCTGAAAAGTCATCGCTCAAAGGCAACAATGCTTTTCCTTTCTATCGGTTGCCGATAATCCCAACTTCACTGACATTGTTCATCCCAGCAATGGTTTGATGCCACCAACTCCCTATCTACCTTTCAGGATTATCATTGGTAGAAGTGGGAGGCCCTTACCAACCAAGAAGTCTTCAGGTCGAGTTGTTTAAGGAAATTAATGTGGGAAATCTAAAAAAGGACGGTAAAAAAACCCACTGGGAGGTATGTCATGGAAAGCCACAAGAGAAACGGTGGTTCCCCAGATCGAAAAATGAAAGTGGTGAGTTTTGATTCACATCAAGGGCGCACCAAAACTCCGCAACCTACAAGCTGCATGTCAATAGGGATCAATTAGGATAGTGAAGAGGAAGGACTTTGGGTAGGGAGGGAGAATTAAAGAAAGGTAAAAGAGGCGGGACTCAGAACATTTCACCATTTTTAAAGTGGAAGTTCCCGCTCTCGCTAGAGAGGGAAATACAAGCATTCAGGATAAATACCTTTGTAGAGGAAGGATCGAACAAAATACCACAGAAAATATTAATTCACAGTTAAACCCTGAACAGCAACGGGTGGAGTAGTATCAGATAATCCTCCGCCATCATGAGTCAAAGTAAATACATGGACCATGAGGGGACTCCCCTCTCGATGTTCTGTCACAAAAACACGTTGTGTCGCAGGATCATAAGCACCCCCAATCTTTGATTTATATGTTGTGGGGGCAAAAGGAAGTAGCAGCCGCCAAATCTCGTAAGGAGTAACATCCCAAGGTTCCACTTCACCATTCTTTGCTTTAAGTAAGTCTAGTGCATCATAGGCCCAAATTTGCGTCACATAAGGATACGCATGATTCCCTTTATAATCCCCTATCGGATCATTGCATTCCGTAGGAGTTCCATAACAAAAAGGGCCAACCCCTTGCTGACCGAAAAATAATACCGTCCGGCTGTTGCGGGGAAATACCACTCCTTTAACTTCGGATGTTCCATTAAAAATTGTACTTTCTTCTCCCCACTCATCAAGAGGATGTGTAGCGGGATAATACACAAGCGGTGTAGCAGGGACAGGATCTTGTTGCCCGAGATCAGCAGGATTAAAAACAAATGCCGCAGGGCCATAAGAACTACGACTAATGATTGAAATGCAGCAATTCCCCGTGAGGGCAGGACCACCAAAAGCCATTTGCCATTCGAGGGGAATATGCCCCATATATCCTGAAACGGTTCCTGCCATTTCCACATCTAACTTATACATTCCTTGAGCGTCACCTTGCTCAGACATATTTAAAGAGGAGGAAAAATGAGAAAACACTTGACTCCTATCTGCATCATAGTAGTCATAGGCTGTGCCATAGAGCTTATTGTTTAATACTAGTAGTCCACCAACATTAATTTTTCCATCATCCACAGTATACATTTTCCCTTCAGATGGATCGACAAAAGGCTGTAGGACAGAAGCAATAGGAAGGTTACTTTCTTCCGTTGTGATCACAGGATTCGGAATGCTTACTTCTGCGACCATTTGATGGTGATCATGCCCAACAAGAAAAAGCGAATCATTTCCAGGGTTATATGTTGCCACAGTCATAGCATAGCCAAAATTTGATCCTCCAATCGGACCAGGTGGCATTCGGAAGGACCCTTCAAATTTAAGGTGTCCTTGGTTCAACAAAACAGCAGATTCCGGCACAGCAGCATATACTTTATTAATATTTAAATGCCCCCCCCATAGAGCCAAAGCAAGAAACCCCAGGATTCTCAAAGCCCTACCAAAGTTATATTTGGGTGTCATCATTATGGAACCTCCAAAATTTTCATCTTCCCTTTCCCAAAACACAATACGTCTGCTCCGCACAACTAAAATTCCATCTCACTGCCTAACCCATGACTCGAGAGTGATGTATCCAAACAAACCATTCTGACTTTTGACTACCTTTGCATTGGGTTTTGGTTCTGGCAATCAACAAACCGCGAACATAACATTGGGTGAGGTATACAGACTCAAAGGACGCCCTATTATCCTTAGTTTTTTGACTCTCAATTAACTTCTGTCAAAACTGAATAGACCTCAACGGCCTAAAGACCCTTCCTGAAATTCCTTCACACATTCAGCATTCGACTAGTTACATAATATCTTCGGCAAATTTTTGGGAAAAGCGAAGAGGGCAATGCCCCTCTCAAAACCAACCTGAATCAATAGAGCTTTACCCTCTCTGAACTCCGCCAAACTACAGAATTTTAAAGCAAGATCCTTGGGATGGCAGGCCTTTTTCTACTTCAGCGGTCATTATTTGGGGTCGGCTGGAACAAATTGCCCAAGTGTGAACCCTCTTCGTTTACAGTTAAAGACCTCTTTAGTATCCTACGATAGCCCAATTTTAGTCCTTTTTTAGTCCTTTTCAGTCGGCGAACACATAAAGGGTTTCACGAGGAGGATATGATTCTTCAGGTAGGCCTAAAAGGTATTGAAGATTGTTGGGTACTTTAGCCAGAATTGGGGGTTACCCTCTCAATCCTGCAAGACTTATTTGGAAGGATTAGCCCGTGGCGCTCCAAACTCTGGGTGTCCGAATAGCGTGAATGAACCCCAACATTAAGGACTAACTAAAGAGAGCACACAAAATAAGAATGCTGCTCATAATTTTCAGCAAAGCACTCAAACTTTTCAAAACACCAATTGTTACCAGCTTGAAACACGCTAAGGCTGCAATCAATGGTCAAAGGGATGATTGCCTGCGTTCTTCCCGTGACAACCATCCAGCCAGATAGGCAATAGATACCCTCACCAGAAAACTAAATATCAAAACAATTGCGATCCCGATAAAATATTGTAGAACGGTCCAACAAATTCCCTGTTGCCTTTAAACCTTCGAATTCAATAAATCGGAGTCCCTTTTGCTTAAGAAAAGCATACGCTTCTTCATATTCTTCTCGTTGTGAATCGTCAAGCAAAATCACTCCTCGTTCTGACAAATAGGGCACAGATTGCTTTACACAATTCACTCGATCAAAACCATCCACAATGATCACATCATATTTTTGATTGGACAAGGAAATAGCCCGGCAATACTCCCCATCAATATCTTGTTTTCGATAAATGAGTTTGGCGTTATTTGGCAGCTGACCTTCAACAACCTTAAACCAGGCCTCATCGTATTCAACAGACGTTACAGAATGAACCAACTTGGCATAGAAAGAAGTCGAGAACCCACTCCCATATTCAAAGAGGTGTATATCCGTTTTCAGTCGATCTTTTAAGAACTTGATAATAGGATAATTCATCCAAGGAACCGGGTCACCTACAACATCTTGTGGGGCCCAATCATGGAGGCTATCCATCCACCCTGAAGTATGAAGATAAGAATTCTTATCTCTTATCAGATAATTGTAGGCTCGAAGATTACGTGAGCCCGTCGGGAACGTTTTTTTAATGATTTCCTTAAGGGTTGGATTCATATTTTCCCTCCATTTTCTATGATTAGCCAGAGTCAAAGAGTCTAGACAGCGGAACACGACCACATGTCCAAGATTTTCACTAAATATTGTAATACTTCAATATTTTTTCTATAACGCCACTCCATTTAAGCAATGCCGGAACCTAACAAAAGCCTTGAATCGGAAAGCCATTTTTTTTTCAGGGCAGGTTCCATACTGGCAACCCTTGGACCGCCTATTTTATTAAGGAAAAAAGGCATTTAGGAGTCATCAGATTTCCCGTCTGACTAACACAAGATTTTTTGATAAATTTCTTTCATCTTTGCATTCCTTGCCGCCATTGAGAACTTCGTCCGTACCAACTCTAACGAATGCAGGCCAAACTTTTTTCGAAGAGAAATGCTTTCAATCAATTGTTTAGTGTACATATAAACCTGATCTGTCATGTATTCCATGAATTCCCGAGGGATCTCGTCGATCACATAGCTTTTCGCATCCCGAATGAAATCAAATTGTTCAGTTTCTATAAGAAATCCATTTTCTCCATGTTCAATCATCTCAGGAATAGCAAAATGATTGGTTGCCACGACCGGGATGCCATATGCCATGGCCTCCTCAATTGAGTATCCCCACGTTTCTTGGTATGTCGGGCACAAATAAATATCTGTATTAGGCATTACTTCGTTCATCAATGTTTCTCGTTCTACAAATCCGAATGTAATACGATCGCTATTGTGGATTTTTTCGAGATACTCGTTCTGCAAAGCCTGATTGCGAGTTTGGAATTTTTCGAACGAGCAAACTCTCAAATATATATGACTATATTCTTTTGCTAATTTTAGAAAGGCATCTACCGTGTTGGCACCCCCCTTGCGAAGAAACTCTCCGACAAAAAGGATGTTAATCTGGTGATCTTGAAACCGAATTTTTGATTTTTCAACTTCACGTACAGCTGGATATACCACGTCTGTCTTATTCCAAATTTCAGGATCTGTTATCCCACCGTAGGATTTCAGAGTCTCTTTCCCAACCTGACTTTTGAATAGAAGTTTTTTGAAGTTTTCTTGCAACATCAGACGATTGATTATTGCAAGCCGAATTGATCTTGGAGTAGGACATCCCAGCAAATTAAACCCCACCGCGGAGGCAAAATTACCCGGGGTATAAATCCAAGGTTGATTGGTGAGAATAGGGAAAAGTGGAGCCTCAAGAATATCATGCTCCTTGGAATCGAAATAACTGAGAACCCCCT
This window encodes:
- a CDS encoding glycosyltransferase family 4 protein, translating into MLQENFKKLLFKSQVGKETLKSYGGITDPEIWNKTDVVYPAVREVEKSKIRFQDHQINILFVGEFLRKGGANTVDAFLKLAKEYSHIYLRVCSFEKFQTRNQALQNEYLEKIHNSDRITFGFVERETLMNEVMPNTDIYLCPTYQETWGYSIEEAMAYGIPVVATNHFAIPEMIEHGENGFLIETEQFDFIRDAKSYVIDEIPREFMEYMTDQVYMYTKQLIESISLRKKFGLHSLELVRTKFSMAARNAKMKEIYQKILC